The proteins below come from a single Natrinema sp. SYSU A 869 genomic window:
- a CDS encoding M24 family metallopeptidase, translating to MTGGTGGVTDGDGDRVDDNAALRLERRDYAAGVVSAVLAERDATAFGHVGTERDPGIRYGCPTPTTGLTAIAYDSTESEWLVRSAGDDTSGHPAQRLASVLADRNLKGTILTPPRVPHDAALYLEGAGFDLASTDALERARATKTDGERAAIEDAQRAASAGVRRAASILADATVVDGQLAVNSEDETESGPLTPARLRIAIDEAIVGAGAFPAGNTAINPDSSRGSDTDAPLRPGEPIVIAVAPRGPAGYYGGLVRTLVVDSDGGRERRVHVAVTQSFRSARSMLTAGTESVTAVEADLEAEVRSFGFAEGDAIETEVSGVGLEPHERPIDGGDDIAPGTVVRLDVAGQVETGTRIRIADVLAVNGEGERPDWLAAPSQSLEPTALLE from the coding sequence GTGACCGGTGGGACCGGCGGCGTTACGGACGGGGATGGGGATCGAGTCGACGACAACGCTGCGTTACGCCTCGAGCGACGCGACTACGCGGCCGGCGTCGTGTCGGCCGTCCTCGCGGAACGCGACGCGACCGCGTTCGGTCACGTCGGGACCGAACGCGATCCGGGGATCCGGTATGGCTGTCCGACACCGACGACTGGCCTCACCGCGATCGCGTACGACAGTACCGAAAGCGAGTGGCTCGTCCGGTCAGCAGGCGACGACACGAGCGGCCACCCCGCCCAGCGACTCGCGTCGGTGCTTGCCGACCGCAACCTCAAGGGCACGATTCTGACCCCGCCGCGAGTCCCACACGACGCCGCGCTCTACCTCGAGGGGGCGGGCTTTGACCTCGCATCGACGGATGCCCTCGAGCGGGCCCGAGCGACGAAGACGGACGGCGAGCGAGCGGCGATCGAAGACGCCCAGCGAGCGGCGAGTGCCGGGGTTCGGCGAGCGGCGTCGATCCTCGCCGACGCGACGGTCGTCGACGGGCAGCTCGCGGTCAACAGTGAAGACGAGACTGAGAGCGGGCCGCTGACGCCCGCCCGACTCCGGATCGCAATCGACGAGGCGATCGTCGGCGCGGGCGCGTTTCCAGCCGGCAACACTGCTATCAATCCTGACTCGAGCCGGGGCTCCGACACGGACGCTCCGCTCCGACCGGGCGAGCCGATCGTTATCGCGGTTGCGCCCCGCGGTCCGGCTGGCTATTACGGCGGCCTCGTTCGGACGCTCGTCGTCGACAGTGACGGCGGCCGGGAGCGGCGGGTCCACGTCGCTGTCACCCAGTCGTTCCGGTCCGCGCGGTCGATGCTGACCGCCGGGACGGAATCGGTGACCGCCGTCGAAGCCGACCTCGAGGCGGAGGTCCGCTCGTTCGGCTTCGCCGAGGGCGACGCGATCGAAACCGAGGTATCCGGTGTCGGGCTCGAGCCACACGAACGGCCCATCGATGGTGGCGATGACATCGCTCCCGGAACAGTGGTGCGACTCGACGTGGCCGGCCAGGTCGAGACTGGAACTCGGATTCGGATCGCCGACGTGCTGGCGGTGAACGGCGAGGGCGAGCGCCCCGACTGGCTCGCCGCGCCGTCACAATCGCTCGAGCCGACCGCACTACTCGAGTAA
- a CDS encoding riboflavin synthase, with protein sequence MFTGIVEETGEIVTRERTDDGLRLRIGANEVARGLEHGQSISVSGACLTVEQFVASEWFEVFLATETVERTYLGDLAEGDAVNLERAMPADGRFDGHVVQGHVDAVATVSNVESVEEGEALRASERPTGDEPGGDWFFEFELPEGYDRYVVEKGSITLDGISLTVAELDAENGRVTVAIIPTTYELTTLADKEPGDPVHLEVDVLAKYVERLLEAQFD encoded by the coding sequence ATGTTCACGGGGATCGTCGAGGAGACCGGCGAAATCGTCACTCGAGAGCGAACCGATGACGGCCTCCGGCTGCGGATCGGAGCCAACGAGGTCGCGAGGGGGCTCGAGCACGGCCAGAGCATTAGCGTCAGCGGCGCGTGTCTCACGGTCGAGCAGTTCGTTGCGAGCGAGTGGTTTGAGGTCTTCCTCGCGACGGAAACCGTCGAGCGGACGTATCTGGGCGACCTCGCCGAGGGCGACGCGGTCAATCTCGAGCGGGCGATGCCCGCGGACGGCCGGTTCGACGGCCACGTCGTGCAGGGCCACGTCGACGCGGTCGCAACCGTTTCGAACGTCGAGTCGGTCGAGGAGGGCGAGGCGCTCCGCGCCTCGGAACGACCGACCGGTGACGAGCCGGGAGGTGACTGGTTCTTCGAGTTCGAACTCCCCGAGGGGTACGATCGCTACGTCGTCGAGAAGGGATCGATCACGCTCGACGGGATCAGCCTGACCGTCGCGGAGTTAGATGCGGAAAACGGGCGGGTCACCGTCGCGATCATCCCGACGACCTACGAACTGACGACGCTCGCCGATAAAGAGCCCGGCGATCCAGTCCACCTCGAGGTCGACGTACTCGCGAAGTACGTCGAACGGCTGCTCGAGGCGCAGTTCGACTGA
- a CDS encoding bile acid:sodium symporter family protein, whose amino-acid sequence MTLQRSLERIGALTSKYFVVWVLVVSPLALYSPEAFTWIAPYITPLLGIIMLGMGLTLTPDDFRRILERPRDVFIGALGQWILMPTIAYVLVVTLGLPEEIGIGLILVGAAPGGTASNVMTYLGRGDVALSVSITSVTTIAAPLVMPAWIVLLAGESITVTFAEMATSIVQVVLLPVIGGLVLRYLLDEYAPAVAQVGLSIFPAISVVAIVAIVAAVVGLSVETILGASALIFLAVILHNGLGLGAGYAIGHAANMAEDRARACAFEVGLQNSGLAVALATAHFSPSAALIPALFSVWHNVSGPALATLFTQLDGGAPVEDEEPTVASD is encoded by the coding sequence ATGACGTTACAGCGCTCTTTAGAACGGATCGGCGCGTTGACGAGCAAATACTTCGTCGTCTGGGTGCTGGTCGTCTCTCCGCTGGCACTGTACTCGCCCGAGGCATTCACCTGGATTGCGCCCTACATTACGCCGCTTTTGGGCATCATCATGCTCGGGATGGGACTGACGCTGACCCCCGACGACTTCCGTCGCATCCTCGAGCGGCCGCGGGACGTCTTCATCGGCGCGTTGGGCCAGTGGATTCTGATGCCGACGATCGCCTACGTCCTCGTCGTCACGCTCGGGTTGCCGGAAGAGATCGGTATCGGACTGATCCTTGTCGGCGCAGCGCCGGGCGGCACTGCGTCGAACGTGATGACCTATCTCGGTCGCGGCGACGTCGCACTGTCGGTGTCGATCACGTCGGTAACAACGATCGCCGCACCGCTGGTGATGCCGGCATGGATCGTCCTGCTCGCGGGCGAGTCGATTACGGTTACGTTCGCCGAGATGGCGACATCAATCGTTCAGGTCGTCTTACTCCCGGTCATCGGCGGTCTCGTGTTGCGCTATCTGCTCGACGAGTACGCACCGGCGGTCGCGCAGGTGGGACTGTCGATCTTCCCCGCGATCAGCGTGGTCGCGATCGTCGCCATCGTCGCGGCCGTCGTCGGACTTAGCGTCGAGACGATCCTTGGCGCGAGCGCCCTCATCTTCCTCGCGGTCATTCTGCACAACGGCCTCGGATTGGGTGCCGGCTACGCCATCGGGCACGCGGCGAACATGGCCGAGGACCGGGCGCGAGCGTGTGCGTTCGAAGTCGGCCTGCAGAACAGCGGGCTCGCCGTCGCGCTCGCGACGGCACATTTCAGTCCGAGCGCCGCGCTGATTCCGGCGCTCTTTAGCGTCTGGCACAACGTCTCCGGACCGGCGCTCGCGACCCTGTTCACGCAACTCGACGGTGGCGCGCCTGTCGAGGACGAGGAACCGACCGTCGCCTCCGACTGA
- a CDS encoding NAD(P)-dependent oxidoreductase, whose translation MADMTESRTPEFDYDVDTAIVTGATGDVGSWVVDRLADRGVHVVGLDLERPDGVRANADFRAVDLTEQGPTWETVAEVDPDAVVHLAAMSDPNSNPGTQLFENNITSAYNVLVAAGRAETDVVWTSSQATYGALFSETEWTPDFLPIDETHDRRPEDPYGLSKLCGEESARAIARRYGIAVTTIRPATVFSPDRTRARPSEDGSDLSDEATGGNFGSYVDVRDLARMVEAALASDHDGHETVLAVADENYLGRPTRELVEAVCGGLPADCDLEGRESALSNAKAAALLDWTPIHSWHDGNGEDVSDPTWL comes from the coding sequence ATGGCCGATATGACCGAATCACGGACGCCGGAGTTCGACTACGACGTAGACACCGCCATCGTCACGGGTGCGACCGGCGACGTCGGCTCGTGGGTCGTCGACCGACTGGCGGATCGGGGCGTCCACGTCGTGGGCCTCGATCTCGAGCGGCCCGACGGCGTACGTGCCAACGCCGACTTCCGAGCCGTCGACCTGACCGAACAGGGGCCGACCTGGGAGACGGTCGCCGAGGTCGACCCCGACGCGGTCGTCCACCTGGCGGCGATGTCGGATCCCAACTCTAATCCGGGGACGCAGCTCTTCGAGAACAACATCACGAGCGCGTACAACGTGCTGGTCGCGGCCGGCCGAGCGGAGACCGATGTTGTCTGGACCTCCTCGCAGGCGACCTACGGCGCGCTGTTTTCGGAGACCGAGTGGACGCCCGACTTCCTGCCGATCGACGAGACCCACGACCGCCGGCCCGAGGATCCCTACGGGTTATCGAAGCTTTGCGGGGAAGAGAGTGCTCGAGCAATCGCGCGCCGCTACGGGATCGCCGTCACGACGATCCGGCCAGCGACGGTCTTCTCCCCCGATAGGACTCGGGCGCGGCCGTCGGAGGACGGGTCGGACCTCTCGGACGAGGCGACGGGCGGGAACTTCGGCTCCTACGTCGACGTCCGCGACCTCGCACGCATGGTCGAGGCGGCGCTCGCGAGCGACCACGACGGCCACGAGACGGTGCTGGCGGTCGCCGACGAGAATTATCTCGGCCGTCCCACGAGAGAACTGGTCGAAGCGGTCTGTGGTGGCCTACCGGCCGACTGCGACCTCGAGGGGAGGGAGTCCGCCCTCTCGAACGCGAAGGCCGCTGCCCTCCTCGACTGGACGCCGATTCACTCGTGGCACGACGGCAACGGGGAAGACGTATCCGACCCGACGTGGCTGTAA
- a CDS encoding pirin family protein — translation MVSTDDAADVTHAGGMRATRAFPTRTHSHLDPFVLFERFHIAADQGFPTHRHSGFEILTYMLEGGMAHDDSLDNTETAQAGEAMRISAGKGIEHSEFPAEGPCSGLQLWVNLPRDRREIDPSYADATAEQLPTAASDGATVTTVVGEGSPLALETPMTYRDVRLAPSASWSWDRPDDWTRFCFVVSGSGAVDGTPLETGQFCTVGAGDDTVTLSSDDGCRGVAGAPHDEPIQQRGPIVA, via the coding sequence ATGGTCTCCACCGACGACGCGGCCGACGTGACCCACGCCGGCGGGATGCGGGCGACTCGTGCGTTCCCCACGCGGACGCACTCGCATCTGGACCCGTTCGTTCTCTTCGAGCGGTTCCACATCGCGGCCGATCAGGGGTTTCCCACTCACCGACACTCCGGGTTCGAGATCCTCACGTACATGCTTGAGGGCGGGATGGCTCACGACGACTCGCTTGACAATACGGAGACGGCTCAAGCGGGCGAGGCCATGCGAATCTCGGCCGGGAAGGGCATTGAACACTCGGAATTTCCGGCTGAGGGCCCCTGCAGCGGCCTCCAGTTGTGGGTCAACCTCCCGCGGGATCGCAGAGAGATCGATCCCTCGTACGCGGACGCGACGGCCGAGCAACTCCCGACCGCGGCGTCCGATGGCGCGACCGTCACGACCGTCGTCGGCGAGGGCTCGCCACTCGCCCTCGAGACGCCGATGACCTACCGCGACGTGCGACTCGCGCCGAGCGCATCGTGGTCGTGGGACCGACCCGACGACTGGACCCGCTTCTGTTTCGTCGTCTCAGGGTCGGGTGCGGTCGATGGAACGCCGCTCGAGACCGGCCAGTTCTGTACCGTCGGCGCGGGTGACGACACCGTCACGCTGTCCTCGGACGACGGGTGTCGCGGCGTCGCCGGCGCACCGCACGACGAGCCGATTCAGCAACGCGGACCGATCGTGGCGTAA
- a CDS encoding DUF402 domain-containing protein gives MTTARVRGIYTTAVTQLLSEADCEVVQASEPIRERFEQSFDAAPADVSIETTRDRLGVEVSGDPDAVETVAGKLEGLAVDTFRWDDDASRGAVFDAEVLEAGGGSGAVVDLGDGRRGYLKYDDTDGYVDAGDRYRVQVHEPVPPWDDDRPLVRPTLEVGGGLCTLSRDRTGVSAALRGERAEELVGMTDLLSVDIPEEWGVRWQHAAADADLEAMSTALEDAATRVRALEDALANASDEPGEPGLLAAPRTTEWCWFGRGSRFALDGVRRRVEMTMPGHHRTKAADRAASAAVDFAEAVCGSMGDDAGVESDEFPFAAVARQFGPTKGDRLEIGHGKPDGRLISLGRGEVTDWDSEGKVTLERSMSGGGSYDALGIPKESGDVAVTKFREGRWWYPTTYKAADGTSKGTYVNVCTPVELFPDTARYVDLYVDVIRQGDGTVEIVDADELTDAVDDGVVSEELSEKAMNVAEAVQRALSK, from the coding sequence ATGACGACGGCTCGAGTCCGTGGTATCTACACGACGGCAGTCACCCAACTGCTGAGCGAGGCCGACTGCGAGGTCGTCCAGGCTTCCGAGCCGATTCGGGAGCGCTTCGAGCAGTCGTTCGACGCCGCACCGGCTGACGTCTCGATCGAGACGACCCGCGATCGATTGGGCGTCGAAGTCTCGGGCGATCCCGACGCGGTCGAGACGGTCGCGGGCAAACTCGAGGGGCTCGCTGTCGATACCTTCCGCTGGGACGACGACGCCTCCCGCGGCGCGGTCTTCGACGCGGAAGTGCTCGAGGCCGGCGGCGGCAGCGGGGCGGTCGTCGACCTCGGTGACGGTCGGCGCGGCTATCTCAAATACGACGATACCGACGGCTACGTCGACGCCGGCGACCGGTACCGCGTGCAGGTTCACGAGCCTGTACCGCCGTGGGACGACGACCGCCCGCTCGTGCGGCCGACCCTCGAGGTGGGAGGCGGGCTCTGTACGCTCTCCCGTGACCGGACTGGCGTTTCGGCGGCACTGCGCGGCGAGCGCGCGGAGGAACTCGTCGGCATGACCGATCTGCTCTCTGTCGACATCCCGGAGGAATGGGGTGTGCGCTGGCAACACGCCGCCGCCGACGCCGACCTCGAGGCGATGAGCACCGCCCTCGAGGACGCTGCGACCCGAGTGCGAGCGCTCGAGGACGCTCTCGCCAACGCATCGGACGAGCCGGGCGAGCCGGGACTGCTCGCTGCGCCCCGGACGACGGAGTGGTGCTGGTTCGGCCGCGGCTCTCGGTTTGCGCTGGACGGCGTTCGACGGCGGGTCGAGATGACGATGCCGGGCCACCACCGGACGAAGGCGGCCGATCGGGCCGCGAGCGCGGCGGTCGACTTCGCGGAGGCCGTCTGCGGTTCGATGGGGGACGACGCCGGCGTCGAAAGCGACGAGTTCCCCTTCGCCGCGGTCGCTCGCCAGTTCGGCCCGACCAAGGGCGACCGCCTCGAGATCGGCCACGGCAAGCCCGACGGCCGGCTCATCTCGTTGGGTCGCGGCGAGGTTACCGACTGGGATTCCGAGGGGAAGGTGACCCTCGAGCGCTCCATGAGCGGCGGCGGCAGCTACGACGCGCTTGGCATCCCAAAGGAATCCGGCGATGTCGCCGTGACAAAGTTCCGCGAGGGGCGCTGGTGGTATCCGACGACGTACAAGGCCGCCGACGGCACGTCGAAGGGGACCTACGTCAACGTCTGTACGCCGGTCGAGCTGTTTCCTGACACGGCTCGGTACGTCGACCTCTACGTCGACGTGATCCGGCAGGGCGACGGGACAGTCGAGATCGTCGACGCCGACGAACTCACGGATGCCGTCGACGACGGGGTAGTTTCGGAGGAACTGTCCGAAAAGGCGATGAACGTGGCGGAAGCCGTCCAGCGAGCGCTCTCGAAATAG
- a CDS encoding PrsW family glutamic-type intramembrane protease has product MQRRRDPVERAEERSGDGSTDLYDVSTWEPRSIPDLFAYTLYKAVRYGFRAIVLLVAIAITLSLLVSPAALVLEDPFIAIFFALSVVPAGLLAAYIWYADITTSEPLRLLVVTFLLAILFATFAAVVNSVTRPIFGAGFVGSLLFFYLIVGPIEETVKLLAVQVFAYRSTSFNAVIDGAVYGAVAGLGFAAIENAIYIGRVVGEAEPEASVFFTAGGIATVRALAGPGHVIYSAIAGYYLGLAKFNRDYAGPIVLKGLLVAAFVHGTYNVTVGIVPGILTEFFPIGFGLAFVSYVVLYDLAIGYYLYRKIDRYRRTYQTVTSDVDDDSQPELTEFEPPQR; this is encoded by the coding sequence ATGCAGCGAAGGCGCGACCCGGTCGAACGAGCCGAGGAGCGAAGTGGTGACGGGTCGACGGACCTCTATGACGTCTCGACGTGGGAACCGCGATCGATTCCGGATCTGTTCGCGTACACGCTCTACAAGGCGGTCAGATACGGGTTTCGGGCGATCGTCCTGTTGGTCGCGATTGCGATCACGCTCTCCCTGCTCGTCTCCCCGGCCGCACTCGTCCTCGAGGATCCGTTCATCGCGATCTTCTTCGCGCTCTCGGTCGTCCCCGCCGGGTTGCTCGCGGCCTATATCTGGTATGCGGATATCACGACGAGCGAACCGCTTCGCCTGCTCGTCGTGACCTTCCTGCTGGCGATCCTGTTCGCGACGTTCGCCGCGGTCGTCAACTCCGTGACGCGACCGATATTCGGTGCCGGGTTCGTCGGCAGCCTCCTCTTTTTCTACCTGATCGTCGGTCCGATCGAGGAGACGGTGAAGTTGCTCGCCGTTCAGGTGTTCGCCTACCGAAGTACCAGTTTCAACGCAGTCATCGACGGGGCGGTCTACGGAGCCGTCGCGGGACTGGGCTTTGCGGCTATCGAGAACGCGATCTACATCGGTCGCGTCGTCGGTGAGGCCGAACCCGAGGCCAGCGTGTTCTTCACCGCGGGCGGAATCGCGACGGTCCGCGCGCTGGCCGGTCCCGGCCACGTCATCTACTCTGCGATCGCGGGCTACTATCTCGGACTGGCGAAGTTCAACCGCGACTATGCCGGTCCGATCGTCCTGAAGGGGCTGCTCGTCGCCGCCTTCGTCCACGGGACGTACAACGTCACGGTCGGAATCGTTCCCGGGATTCTCACCGAGTTTTTCCCGATCGGCTTCGGACTGGCGTTCGTGAGTTACGTGGTGCTCTACGACCTCGCAATCGGGTACTACCTCTACCGCAAGATCGATCGCTACCGTCGAACCTATCAGACCGTGACGAGCGACGTCGACGATGACTCGCAACCGGAACTGACCGAGTTCGAGCCACCACAGCGCTGA
- a CDS encoding NUDIX domain-containing protein, translating to MKNVTHVQKACAYITRGTGELLVFEGPGHDGLQIPKGTLEAGESPREALFREVREESGLVTLNGTQHLTTDIWTRREDPPKRYVRHFFHATVHEPRDQWIHTVTDGGEEHGAEFEFRWIQPTTIGDGKFALDLDEYVGLLPTEPETDAVASASD from the coding sequence ATGAAAAACGTAACGCACGTTCAGAAGGCGTGTGCGTACATCACTCGCGGAACTGGCGAGCTCTTGGTCTTCGAGGGCCCCGGACACGACGGACTGCAGATCCCAAAGGGAACGCTCGAGGCGGGTGAATCACCGCGAGAAGCGCTGTTCAGGGAGGTCCGCGAGGAGAGCGGCCTCGTGACATTGAACGGGACCCAACACCTGACGACCGATATCTGGACGCGCCGCGAAGATCCTCCGAAGCGCTACGTGCGACATTTCTTCCACGCGACGGTGCACGAACCTCGCGACCAGTGGATCCACACTGTCACTGACGGCGGCGAGGAACACGGTGCCGAGTTCGAGTTCCGCTGGATCCAGCCGACGACCATCGGGGACGGCAAGTTCGCGCTCGACCTCGATGAGTACGTCGGCCTGCTCCCGACCGAACCCGAAACCGACGCGGTCGCGAGCGCCTCGGACTGA
- a CDS encoding formate/nitrite transporter family protein encodes MAESESEPAAAGEQTPAPDILESLIESGQHEIERESTGILLSGFSAGLDIGFGPLLMAVLLTLTAGGYGDLGTELLLASAYSVGFIFVIIARSELFTEHTTLAVMPVLDGRASFDELARVWGLVWVSNIVGGAVFTAFIVTLMPNLGVASPEAFGTIAHKLVDHDLRWLLVAAVLAGWLMGLLAWLITAAQETTSRLLIIWLVTASIGILHLPHSIAGNVEVLFGVFVSPNVSVLDYVMFLVLATVGNAVGGVVFVGILKYGHVVRGGG; translated from the coding sequence ATGGCGGAATCGGAATCCGAACCGGCGGCCGCCGGCGAGCAGACGCCGGCCCCGGATATCCTCGAGTCGCTCATCGAATCCGGGCAACACGAGATAGAGCGGGAATCGACCGGGATCTTACTGTCGGGATTTTCGGCCGGTCTCGATATCGGATTCGGACCGCTACTGATGGCAGTCCTGCTCACACTCACTGCGGGCGGCTACGGTGATCTCGGCACGGAGCTGCTGTTGGCGAGTGCCTACTCCGTTGGGTTCATCTTCGTCATTATTGCTCGCTCGGAGCTGTTCACTGAACACACGACCCTCGCAGTGATGCCGGTACTCGACGGCCGGGCATCGTTCGACGAGTTAGCCCGCGTCTGGGGATTGGTCTGGGTGAGTAATATCGTGGGTGGCGCGGTGTTCACCGCGTTCATCGTCACTCTGATGCCCAATCTCGGGGTCGCCTCACCCGAGGCGTTCGGAACGATCGCCCACAAGTTAGTCGATCATGATCTCAGGTGGCTGCTCGTCGCAGCCGTCCTCGCAGGCTGGCTTATGGGGTTGTTGGCGTGGCTGATCACCGCAGCACAGGAGACGACGAGTCGCCTGCTCATCATCTGGCTCGTGACCGCGTCGATCGGCATTCTCCACCTGCCACACTCGATCGCGGGGAACGTCGAGGTGCTGTTCGGCGTATTCGTCTCGCCAAATGTTTCGGTGCTCGATTACGTAATGTTCCTCGTGTTGGCGACTGTCGGAAACGCGGTCGGCGGTGTCGTCTTCGTGGGAATTCTGAAATACGGTCACGTGGTCCGCGGCGGTGGCTGA
- a CDS encoding NAD(P)H-binding protein, translating to MPTQILLTGATGTLGTALRPQLQNANRDVRAASRSPPADDDDEAWVAMDLAGGTGIRRAVEDIDVVVHAATAPQGDTEAVDVRGTERLLQAAADAGVSNFVYVSIVGVDEISFSYYEHKLAAERAVEASAVPSTIVRATQFHSFIADILETVSWLPVWPLPTGIRLQPIDVREAADAIADHATPDPAGRGPDIGGPEGRTVRDLAATYCDVRGLRRPIVRLPFPGETAAAFRAGDGLCPDRTVGTVTWEEWVTARYD from the coding sequence ATGCCCACTCAAATCCTTCTCACGGGTGCGACCGGAACACTCGGGACGGCACTGCGCCCTCAACTGCAAAATGCGAACCGCGACGTTCGGGCGGCAAGTCGCTCGCCGCCGGCCGACGACGATGACGAAGCGTGGGTCGCGATGGACCTGGCCGGCGGAACGGGGATCCGGAGAGCCGTCGAAGATATCGACGTGGTCGTCCACGCAGCGACTGCGCCCCAGGGCGACACCGAAGCCGTCGACGTTCGCGGCACCGAACGGTTACTCCAGGCGGCGGCTGACGCGGGAGTCTCAAATTTCGTCTACGTCTCCATCGTCGGCGTCGACGAGATTTCCTTCTCGTACTACGAACACAAATTGGCGGCTGAGCGGGCCGTCGAAGCCAGCGCGGTCCCGTCGACCATCGTTCGGGCAACGCAGTTCCACTCCTTCATCGCCGACATCCTCGAGACGGTCTCGTGGCTGCCGGTCTGGCCGCTTCCGACGGGGATTCGGCTCCAGCCGATCGACGTGAGGGAAGCGGCGGACGCGATTGCCGACCACGCGACGCCCGACCCGGCCGGACGGGGTCCCGATATCGGCGGGCCCGAGGGACGAACCGTCAGGGACCTCGCGGCGACCTACTGCGACGTGCGTGGACTGCGACGCCCCATCGTCCGCCTTCCGTTCCCGGGCGAGACTGCGGCCGCGTTCAGAGCCGGCGACGGGCTCTGCCCGGATCGAACGGTCGGGACGGTAACGTGGGAAGAGTGGGTCACGGCCCGGTACGACTGA